A window from Streptomyces subrutilus encodes these proteins:
- the gndA gene encoding NADP-dependent phosphogluconate dehydrogenase, with product MSTSTAQIGVTGLAVMGSNLARNFARNGFAVAVHNRTASKTEALVSEFGHEGTFVAAASAKEFVDALERPRRLVIMVKAGDPTDAVIREFAPLLEEGDVIIDGGNAHFEDTRRRERELREQGIHFVGVGISGGEEGALLGPSIMPGGSKESYESLGPLLEKIAAKAADGTPCTSHVGPDGAGHFVKMVHNGIEYADMQLIAEAYHLLRAVAGYSPAQIADTFRTWNRGRLDSYLIEITAEVLAHTDAATGRPFVDVVADAAEQKGTGRWTVQIALDLGVPVSGIAEAVFARSVSGHADLREAARGLGGPEPTALAPAEAEAFAARVEEALYASKIVAYTQGFHQIRAGSQEYGWDVDLGAMASLWRGGCIIRAAFLDRILAAYDAEPGLVSLLADADFAAEIGAAQDGWRSVIATAVTQGVPVPAFSASLAYYDALRAERLPAALTQGQRDFFGAHTYRRTDREGSFHTLWSGDRSEVRTDG from the coding sequence ATGAGCACCAGCACAGCCCAGATCGGCGTGACCGGCCTCGCGGTCATGGGCAGCAACCTCGCCCGCAATTTCGCGCGCAACGGCTTCGCCGTCGCCGTCCACAACCGCACCGCCTCGAAGACCGAGGCCCTGGTGTCGGAATTCGGCCACGAGGGCACCTTCGTGGCGGCCGCCTCCGCGAAGGAGTTCGTCGACGCGCTGGAGCGTCCCCGCCGCCTCGTGATCATGGTGAAGGCGGGTGATCCCACCGACGCCGTCATCCGCGAGTTCGCCCCGCTCCTGGAGGAGGGGGACGTGATCATCGACGGCGGGAACGCGCACTTCGAGGACACCCGGCGCCGCGAGCGGGAGCTGCGCGAGCAGGGCATCCACTTCGTGGGCGTGGGCATCTCGGGCGGCGAGGAGGGCGCCCTGCTCGGGCCGAGCATCATGCCGGGCGGCTCGAAGGAGTCGTACGAGTCCCTCGGACCGCTGCTGGAGAAGATCGCCGCGAAGGCGGCCGACGGCACGCCGTGCACCTCGCACGTGGGTCCCGACGGCGCCGGGCACTTCGTGAAGATGGTGCACAACGGCATCGAGTACGCCGACATGCAGCTGATCGCCGAGGCCTACCACCTGCTGCGCGCGGTCGCCGGCTACTCCCCCGCCCAGATCGCGGACACCTTCCGCACCTGGAACCGGGGTCGGCTGGACTCGTACCTGATCGAGATCACGGCCGAGGTCCTCGCCCACACGGACGCGGCCACCGGCCGGCCGTTCGTCGACGTCGTGGCCGACGCCGCCGAGCAGAAGGGCACCGGCCGCTGGACCGTACAGATCGCGCTGGACCTCGGGGTGCCGGTGTCGGGGATCGCCGAGGCGGTCTTCGCCCGCTCGGTCTCGGGCCACGCCGACCTGCGGGAAGCCGCGCGCGGCCTCGGCGGGCCGGAGCCGACGGCCCTCGCCCCCGCGGAGGCGGAGGCGTTCGCCGCACGGGTCGAGGAGGCGCTGTACGCGTCGAAGATCGTCGCCTACACGCAGGGCTTCCACCAGATCCGGGCCGGCAGCCAGGAGTACGGCTGGGACGTGGACCTGGGGGCCATGGCCTCGCTGTGGCGCGGCGGCTGCATCATCCGGGCCGCGTTCCTCGACCGCATCCTGGCCGCCTACGACGCCGAGCCCGGCCTGGTGAGCCTGCTGGCGGACGCGGACTTCGCGGCGGAGATCGGCGCGGCCCAGGACGGGTGGCGGTCCGTGATCGCGACCGCGGTGACCCAGGGCGTTCCGGTGCCGGCGTTCTCGGCCTCGCTGGCCTACTACGACGCGCTGCGCGCGGAGCGGCTGCCGGCGGCGCTGACCCAGGGCCAGCGGGACTTCTTCGGGGCGCACACCTATCGGCGCACGGACCGCGAGGGCTCGTTCCACACCCTCTGGAGCGGCGACCGCTCGGAGGTCCGCACGGACGGCTGA
- a CDS encoding SDR family NAD(P)-dependent oxidoreductase: protein MTVTEDSLDQGHAYGPGIDPERLALCLAVLDELDKLDVDHPDAVTVRRATAGLYRTVKQRRRQERRAAKTANDKAVTEATATGSAERIDDETQGNALTAATKGPIAGILQRPRSCYICKTRYVEVDAFYHQLCQDCAAFNRARRDARTDLTGRRALLTGGRAKIGMYIALRLLRDGAHTTLTTRFPSDAIRRFKAMPDSSEWLHRLKIVGIDLRDPAQVVALADSVAAEGPLDILINNAAQTVRRSPGAYSELVAAENAPLPAGELPASEVIGTFGSGTVDRVAALPTGKGEKLSAQDITELALVSGSASLERIAAGTAIDAGGLVPDLHDTNSWIQTVSEVDPIELLEVQLCNSTAPFILISRLRPAMAAAEAGRRYVVNVSAMEGVFSRGYKGAGHPHTNMAKAALNMLTRTSAQEMFQTDRILMTAVDTGWITDERPHPDKMRLAEEGFHAPLDLVDGAARVYDPIVRGEEGEDLFGVFLKDYAPANW, encoded by the coding sequence ATGACGGTGACCGAAGACAGCCTGGACCAGGGGCACGCGTACGGACCGGGGATCGACCCCGAGCGGCTGGCCCTCTGCCTGGCCGTGCTCGACGAGCTGGACAAGCTGGACGTCGACCACCCGGACGCCGTCACCGTGCGCCGCGCCACCGCCGGCCTCTACCGCACGGTCAAGCAGCGCCGCCGCCAGGAGCGGCGCGCCGCCAAGACCGCCAACGACAAGGCCGTGACCGAGGCCACCGCGACCGGTTCCGCCGAGCGCATCGACGACGAGACCCAGGGCAACGCCCTCACGGCCGCCACCAAGGGCCCGATCGCCGGCATCCTGCAGCGCCCGCGCTCCTGCTACATCTGCAAGACCCGCTACGTCGAGGTCGACGCGTTCTACCACCAGCTCTGCCAGGACTGCGCCGCCTTCAACCGCGCGCGCCGCGACGCCCGGACGGACCTGACCGGGCGCCGCGCCCTGCTCACCGGCGGCCGCGCCAAGATCGGCATGTACATCGCGCTGCGGCTGCTGCGCGACGGCGCGCACACCACCCTCACCACCCGCTTCCCGAGCGACGCGATCCGCCGCTTCAAGGCCATGCCCGACAGCTCCGAGTGGCTGCACCGACTGAAGATCGTCGGCATCGACCTGCGCGACCCGGCCCAGGTCGTCGCGCTCGCCGACTCGGTGGCCGCCGAGGGCCCGCTCGACATCCTCATCAACAACGCCGCGCAGACGGTGCGCCGCTCCCCGGGCGCCTACAGCGAGCTCGTCGCCGCCGAGAACGCCCCGCTCCCGGCCGGTGAGCTGCCCGCCTCCGAGGTCATCGGCACCTTCGGCAGCGGCACCGTCGACCGGGTCGCGGCCCTGCCCACCGGCAAGGGCGAGAAGCTCAGCGCCCAGGACATCACCGAGCTCGCCCTGGTCTCCGGCTCGGCCTCGCTGGAGCGGATCGCGGCCGGCACCGCGATCGACGCCGGCGGCCTGGTCCCCGACCTGCACGACACCAACAGTTGGATCCAGACCGTGTCCGAGGTGGACCCGATCGAGCTCCTCGAAGTGCAGCTGTGCAACTCCACGGCGCCGTTCATCCTGATCAGCAGGCTCCGCCCGGCGATGGCGGCGGCCGAGGCCGGCCGCCGGTACGTGGTCAACGTCTCCGCCATGGAAGGCGTCTTCAGCCGCGGCTACAAGGGCGCGGGCCACCCGCACACCAACATGGCCAAGGCCGCGCTGAACATGCTCACGCGCACCAGCGCCCAGGAGATGTTCCAGACGGACCGGATCCTGATGACGGCCGTGGACACCGGCTGGATCACGGACGAGCGCCCGCACCCCGACAAGATGCGGCTGGCCGAGGAGGGCTTCCACGCCCCGCTCGACCTGGTCGACGGCGCGGCGCGGGTCTACGACCCGATCGTGCGCGGCGAGGAGGGCGAGGACCTGTTCGGCGTCTTCCTGAAGGACTACGCCCCCGCCAACTGGTAG
- a CDS encoding phytanoyl-CoA dioxygenase family protein, translated as MTTSAADSRPPRPRPRLHRAPSDRPYFSTDGESYLAQTTLRELEKSRPLRVLSEEDFAHWQTYGYVIVREAVPAAVAGQLLDFTWEFQGLDPDRPDSWYEDRPFRSALDRQLHVYGFVEAYHHQLLWDNRQSQRVYDAFVDVWDCEELWVTLDRLNLNPPNVKNRDRALIDPTDRGFDIELHWDIDTTLGVPPQRVQGIIALNDTRPELGGFQCCPELFRRFEEWKPGQPADRDPLRPDADRAAFPVVRPELHPGDLLIWNGLLAHGVARNTSKDGVRAVQYLSMMPALEEHERLRRSRVDSWRHLRTPRWNRTLVGDPVLHESQRYPTASLNGLGERLLGLASWTDRGTGTAAGGDAAAAGGQSGEPSCAVSA; from the coding sequence ATGACGACGTCCGCCGCCGACAGCCGTCCGCCCCGACCCCGACCCCGTCTGCACCGGGCGCCGTCCGACCGCCCGTACTTCAGCACGGACGGCGAGTCCTACCTGGCCCAGACCACCCTGCGCGAACTGGAGAAGTCGCGTCCGCTGCGGGTGCTGTCCGAGGAGGACTTCGCGCACTGGCAGACCTACGGGTACGTCATCGTCCGCGAGGCGGTCCCGGCCGCGGTGGCGGGGCAACTGCTCGACTTCACCTGGGAGTTCCAGGGCCTCGACCCGGACCGGCCGGACAGCTGGTACGAGGACCGGCCGTTCCGCTCCGCGCTGGACCGCCAGCTCCACGTCTACGGCTTCGTGGAGGCGTACCACCACCAGCTGCTCTGGGACAACCGCCAGTCACAGCGGGTCTACGACGCCTTCGTCGACGTGTGGGACTGCGAAGAGCTGTGGGTGACCCTGGACCGGCTCAACCTCAACCCGCCCAACGTGAAGAACCGCGACCGGGCCCTCATCGACCCCACGGACCGGGGCTTCGACATCGAGCTGCACTGGGACATCGACACCACGCTCGGCGTCCCGCCGCAGCGGGTGCAGGGCATCATCGCGCTCAACGACACCCGACCGGAGCTGGGCGGGTTCCAGTGCTGCCCCGAGCTGTTCCGGCGCTTCGAGGAGTGGAAGCCCGGGCAGCCGGCCGACCGGGACCCGCTGCGGCCCGACGCCGACCGGGCGGCGTTCCCCGTCGTCCGTCCCGAACTGCACCCCGGCGACCTGCTGATCTGGAACGGCCTGCTCGCCCACGGCGTGGCCCGCAACACCTCGAAGGACGGCGTGCGGGCGGTCCAGTACCTGTCCATGATGCCGGCGCTGGAGGAGCACGAGCGGCTGCGGCGCTCCCGCGTCGACTCCTGGCGCCACCTGCGCACCCCGCGCTGGAACCGCACCCTGGTCGGCGACCCGGTGCTGCACGAGTCGCAGCGCTACCCCACGGCCTCCCTGAACGGGCTCGGCGAGCGGCTCCTCGGCCTCGCCTCCTGGACGGACCGGGGCACGGGCACCGCCGCCGGCGGGGACGCGGCAGCGGCCGGCGGCCAGAGCGGAGAGCCCTCGTGCGCCGTGTCTGCCTGA
- the panD gene encoding aspartate 1-decarboxylase yields MMRTLFKSKIHRATVTQADLHYVGSVTVDADLLDAADLLPGELVHIVDITNGARLETYVIEGERGSGVIGINGAAAHLVHPGDLVILISYAAVDDAEARTFRPRVVHVDGANRIVELGADPSAPVPGTDQRRSPHAVAV; encoded by the coding sequence ATGATGCGCACCCTGTTCAAGTCGAAGATCCACCGGGCCACGGTCACCCAGGCCGACCTGCACTACGTGGGCTCGGTGACCGTCGACGCCGACCTGCTCGACGCCGCGGACCTCCTCCCCGGGGAACTCGTCCACATCGTCGACATCACCAACGGCGCCCGGCTGGAGACCTACGTCATCGAGGGCGAACGCGGCTCCGGCGTCATCGGGATCAACGGGGCCGCGGCGCACCTCGTGCACCCCGGCGACCTGGTCATCCTCATCAGCTACGCCGCCGTCGACGACGCGGAGGCGCGGACCTTCCGGCCGCGCGTCGTGCACGTCGACGGCGCCAACCGGATCGTCGAACTGGGCGCCGACCCGTCCGCCCCGGTCCCGGGCACGGACCAGCGGCGCAGCCCCCACGCCGTGGCCGTCTGA
- a CDS encoding acyl carrier protein produces the protein MDPVSAWLHEKNPGLQGSIEPDEDLIEARLIDSMDFLEFVDLLEEISGTTIDLQEVTIDDFRTLDRVRQRFLSGSGLASHAAQA, from the coding sequence ATGGACCCCGTATCCGCCTGGCTCCACGAGAAGAACCCCGGCCTCCAGGGCTCGATCGAGCCCGACGAGGACCTCATCGAGGCCCGTCTCATCGACTCCATGGACTTCCTGGAGTTCGTGGACCTGCTGGAGGAGATCTCCGGCACCACCATCGACCTCCAGGAGGTCACCATCGACGACTTCCGCACCCTCGACCGCGTGCGGCAGCGCTTCCTGAGCGGCTCCGGCCTGGCGTCCCACGCGGCCCAGGCCTGA
- a CDS encoding MFS transporter, producing MTMDEVTVPKDGQALPSPWRSSRFRLFFTARSTSLLADGMLMVSLTTAVLGAGYGASGVGYALAAWMTPIVLLVLFGGVLADRFTPQVMMVGADVVRMVAMCALAALLVGDDVRLWQIMALLALSGAATAMFQPGLASMVPRVAEDIQRANALLRISEAICTLLGPGLAGLLVAYWSVAGSFLVIAAAYALSALGLAPLRALGTARDDSDEPMSRRLITGWHEFRSRAWLWGVISVWALYGLFVFGPALPLGAALLTEQHGASGYGWIASADGAGTIIGGLLGMRVRPRRPLVAGACAMFFFSLNPLAPALGWSFTVTALTGVLAGCGFAFWGVMWATSVQSHIPLNVLSRVSAYDVAGSIMVIPLGRALAGPAAESFGADRVLLFSSVVGVLGIGVMLCLPAVRGLGRTPEASPGTVGAAAR from the coding sequence ATGACGATGGATGAGGTAACCGTCCCGAAGGACGGCCAGGCGCTCCCCAGCCCGTGGCGGTCGAGCCGGTTCCGGCTGTTCTTCACCGCCCGCAGCACCTCGCTGCTGGCCGACGGCATGCTGATGGTCTCGCTCACGACCGCGGTGCTGGGGGCGGGCTACGGGGCGAGCGGCGTGGGGTACGCGCTGGCCGCGTGGATGACGCCGATCGTGCTGCTGGTGCTCTTCGGCGGCGTGCTGGCCGACCGGTTCACCCCGCAGGTGATGATGGTCGGCGCCGACGTGGTGCGGATGGTGGCCATGTGCGCGCTGGCGGCGCTGCTGGTCGGCGACGACGTGCGGCTGTGGCAGATCATGGCGTTGCTGGCGCTCAGCGGCGCCGCGACCGCGATGTTCCAGCCGGGCCTGGCGAGCATGGTCCCCCGGGTCGCCGAGGACATCCAGCGGGCCAACGCCCTGCTGCGGATATCCGAGGCGATCTGCACCCTGCTCGGCCCCGGCCTGGCCGGCCTCCTGGTGGCGTACTGGAGCGTCGCCGGGTCCTTCCTGGTCATCGCGGCGGCCTACGCCCTCAGCGCGCTGGGCCTGGCCCCGCTGCGCGCGCTCGGCACCGCCCGGGACGACAGCGACGAGCCGATGTCGCGCCGGCTGATCACGGGCTGGCACGAGTTCCGCTCCCGTGCCTGGCTGTGGGGGGTCATCTCCGTCTGGGCCCTCTACGGCCTGTTCGTCTTCGGCCCGGCCCTGCCGCTCGGCGCGGCGCTGCTCACCGAACAGCACGGGGCCAGCGGATACGGCTGGATCGCCTCCGCCGACGGCGCGGGCACGATCATCGGCGGACTCCTCGGCATGCGGGTCCGGCCGCGCCGCCCGCTCGTCGCGGGGGCCTGCGCCATGTTCTTCTTCTCCCTCAACCCGCTCGCGCCCGCCCTGGGCTGGTCCTTCACCGTCACGGCGCTCACCGGCGTCCTGGCCGGCTGCGGCTTCGCGTTCTGGGGCGTCATGTGGGCGACCAGCGTGCAGTCCCACATCCCGCTGAACGTACTGAGCCGCGTCTCCGCCTACGACGTGGCCGGCTCCATCATGGTCATCCCGCTCGGCCGGGCCCTGGCCGGACCGGCGGCCGAGTCCTTCGGAGCCGACCGGGTGCTCCTCTTCTCCTCCGTCGTGGGCGTCCTCGGCATCGGCGTCATGCTCTGCCTGCCCGCCGTCCGCGGGCTGGGCCGGACACCGGAGGCCTCCCCC
- a CDS encoding condensation domain-containing protein has product MRTSAVTGFPYVRPAADPSGRPSGTRTRTLTVAYAGGEARRGPVTMGQANMIRCILRDDPAHINIHDVWPVPAGTTLDAAVDALRTLVVRHEALRTTFPDASAAADGEQVVAAEGTFTVTVLDHEELPRDAAGYAESLARRARSGRFRLDREFPLRTSLVARDGAPVFVALVSSHAAADGSALAVLREEWLALLDGADLPPLTGLTPLELAAEEAAPAGLRKSEASLAYWETILRTGPQAMFAEPRATGTDIRMPQLTLRSARGGRALGRIVERTGSLPSTVLLTAWCALVAHRAGQSTCVTAVPTSNRFRTRLARSVTTLSQDALLALDVTAPSFDALLRKTWGAALNAYRHSRFDSVGLWEMIGRVTFERGSLFARDVVFNDVSTLASTPASTTPQADDEDGPELSWGPDQVLPTRVLAFAYQTTPLLHLALWADPALFPRQEAEGFLTGLVRLLEAAADADVPLASLTAVTGVRAVERGPDWERVDGSWVSPSAVAGALGRALGGVPVHVAADVPDPDGADPDRAGPGLTAFIAAADAALTPAAAHAALMDALPGRPGVLAPRRYVIVREPPAQADRSDAWLRQQILSEGNGRERRMSHDDG; this is encoded by the coding sequence ATGCGGACGAGCGCCGTGACCGGGTTCCCGTACGTCCGGCCGGCCGCGGACCCGTCCGGCCGGCCGTCGGGCACCCGCACCCGCACGCTCACCGTCGCGTACGCGGGCGGCGAGGCCCGCCGGGGTCCCGTCACGATGGGCCAGGCCAACATGATCCGCTGCATCCTGCGGGACGACCCGGCGCACATCAACATCCACGACGTGTGGCCGGTACCCGCGGGAACCACCCTGGACGCGGCGGTCGACGCGCTGCGTACCCTGGTCGTACGGCACGAGGCGCTGCGCACCACCTTCCCCGACGCCTCCGCCGCCGCCGACGGCGAGCAGGTGGTGGCGGCCGAGGGCACGTTCACGGTGACCGTGCTGGACCACGAGGAGCTCCCCCGGGACGCGGCCGGGTACGCCGAGTCGCTGGCCCGGCGGGCCCGCTCCGGCCGCTTCCGGCTGGACCGGGAGTTCCCCCTGCGGACCTCCCTCGTCGCGCGGGACGGCGCCCCCGTCTTCGTCGCCCTGGTGTCCAGCCACGCCGCGGCGGACGGCAGCGCCCTCGCGGTCCTGCGGGAGGAGTGGCTCGCGCTGCTGGACGGCGCGGACCTGCCTCCCCTGACGGGCCTCACCCCGCTGGAACTGGCCGCCGAGGAGGCGGCCCCGGCCGGACTGCGGAAGTCGGAGGCCTCCCTCGCCTACTGGGAGACGATCCTGCGCACCGGCCCGCAGGCCATGTTCGCGGAACCCCGGGCGACCGGCACCGACATCCGGATGCCGCAGCTCACCCTGCGGTCGGCGCGGGGCGGCCGGGCGCTGGGCCGCATCGTGGAACGGACCGGCAGCCTTCCGTCCACCGTGCTGCTGACGGCCTGGTGCGCGCTGGTCGCCCACCGGGCCGGCCAGAGCACGTGCGTCACCGCCGTCCCGACCTCCAACCGGTTCCGCACCCGGCTGGCCCGCTCGGTGACCACCCTGTCCCAGGACGCCCTGCTCGCCCTCGACGTGACGGCCCCGTCCTTCGACGCGCTCCTGCGCAAGACCTGGGGAGCGGCCCTCAACGCCTACCGGCACAGCCGGTTCGACTCGGTCGGCCTGTGGGAGATGATCGGGCGGGTCACCTTCGAGCGGGGCAGCCTGTTCGCGCGCGACGTCGTGTTCAACGACGTGAGCACCCTCGCCTCCACCCCGGCCTCCACCACCCCGCAGGCGGACGACGAGGACGGTCCGGAGCTCTCCTGGGGGCCGGACCAGGTGCTGCCGACCCGCGTCCTGGCCTTCGCCTACCAGACGACGCCCCTGCTCCACCTCGCCCTGTGGGCCGACCCCGCCCTCTTCCCCCGCCAGGAGGCGGAGGGCTTCCTCACCGGTCTCGTGCGCCTCCTGGAGGCTGCTGCCGACGCGGACGTGCCACTCGCGTCGCTCACCGCGGTGACGGGGGTCCGCGCCGTCGAACGCGGGCCGGACTGGGAGCGGGTGGACGGCTCCTGGGTGTCCCCGTCCGCCGTGGCGGGGGCCCTGGGGCGGGCACTGGGCGGCGTGCCCGTGCACGTCGCCGCGGACGTGCCCGACCCGGACGGCGCCGACCCCGACCGCGCCGGGCCGGGCCTCACCGCGTTCATCGCCGCCGCGGACGCCGCGCTGACCCCGGCCGCGGCGCACGCCGCGCTGATGGACGCCCTCCCCGGCCGTCCGGGGGTCCTGGCCCCGCGCCGGTACGTGATCGTCCGGGAACCACCGGCACAGGCCGACCGGAGCGACGCGTGGCTCCGGCAGCAGATCCTCAGCGAAGGGAACGGCCGGGAACGGCGGATGTCACATGACGATGGATGA
- a CDS encoding 4'-phosphopantetheinyl transferase family protein → MTADPGPAPGGRGALAVVATTGEVLAHPELHEGLLAPWERRRLAAIRVPARRDDVLAARLLLRLCVARFTGRTPAASAPAQLCPECGRSGHGRPYLPGSPETGISLSHADGLVAAAAGPGPVGVDVEPATRRPGPRGALARLLPEADLREAAAGPDPDAALLRLWVRREALLKAGRDDLALLEWTDRGRAGVVAVASAAPAAVFRVTREPSPAAAPPEGRKRVAAGPERAGPADRDRVGL, encoded by the coding sequence GTGACAGCCGACCCCGGACCGGCTCCGGGAGGCCGCGGGGCCCTGGCCGTGGTGGCGACCACCGGCGAGGTGCTGGCCCACCCGGAGCTGCACGAGGGCCTGCTCGCGCCCTGGGAGCGGCGGCGGCTGGCGGCGATCCGCGTGCCGGCCCGCCGCGACGACGTGCTGGCGGCCCGGCTGCTGCTGCGGCTGTGCGTCGCCCGGTTCACCGGCCGCACCCCGGCCGCATCGGCCCCGGCGCAGCTCTGCCCGGAGTGCGGGCGGTCCGGCCACGGCCGCCCCTACCTGCCAGGCAGCCCGGAGACGGGCATCAGCCTGAGCCATGCCGACGGCCTCGTCGCGGCCGCCGCCGGCCCCGGCCCGGTCGGGGTGGACGTCGAGCCCGCCACGCGCCGGCCCGGCCCGCGGGGCGCCTTGGCCCGGCTGCTGCCCGAAGCCGACCTGCGGGAGGCCGCCGCCGGCCCGGACCCGGACGCGGCGCTGCTGCGGCTGTGGGTCCGCCGGGAAGCCCTGCTGAAGGCGGGCCGGGACGACCTGGCGCTGCTGGAGTGGACGGACCGCGGGCGGGCGGGCGTGGTGGCGGTCGCCAGCGCCGCCCCCGCCGCGGTGTTCCGCGTCACCCGCGAACCGTCACCGGCCGCCGCTCCGCCGGAGGGTCGCAAACGCGTCGCTGCGGGTCCGGAAAGGGCCGGTCCAGCCGATCGGGACCGGGTGGGGTTGTAA
- a CDS encoding transglycosylase family protein, with the protein MGVRGRHRRYQPSSINRASLVVTAGGAGLALPLVGAGAAHGASVDTWNKVAACESTGNWQINTGNGYYGGLQFSQSTWRAFGGTAYAARADLATRDQQIAVAEKVLRGQGPQAWPQCGGSAGLSRSGPAPAGVPKAPTAAPKQQAAQAHAQGGQGVKAPAQPSGAPRPAGNPVAANPYVVAAGDSLSAIATRQRVEGGWQALYETNRATVGGDPDLIFPGQRLTLRITAAPPAQNPEKPPRTAEPVKPVEPAAKKPAEKPAAKPAPKPTEQAAPKPAEKPAPKPAEKPAAEPASAQEQPAGSGFSAPVDAGLGTAYRVAGSSWSSGYHTGVDFPVATGTTVKSVGPGQVLSAGWAGAYGYQVVIRHSDGRYSQYAHLSAVGVKAGQQVSGGQRIGRSGSTGNSSGPHLHFEMRTGPGYGTDIDPLKYLRGHGVRI; encoded by the coding sequence ATGGGTGTACGGGGCCGGCACCGCCGGTATCAGCCGAGCAGCATCAACCGGGCCTCGCTCGTCGTCACCGCGGGCGGCGCCGGACTGGCCCTCCCCCTCGTCGGCGCCGGAGCGGCGCACGGGGCTTCGGTGGACACCTGGAACAAGGTCGCCGCCTGCGAGTCGACCGGCAACTGGCAGATCAACACCGGCAACGGCTACTACGGCGGACTCCAGTTCAGCCAGAGCACCTGGCGGGCCTTCGGCGGGACCGCGTACGCCGCCCGCGCCGACCTGGCCACCAGGGACCAGCAGATCGCGGTCGCCGAGAAGGTCCTCAGGGGCCAGGGCCCGCAGGCCTGGCCGCAGTGCGGCGGGTCCGCCGGGCTGAGCCGCAGCGGCCCCGCGCCCGCCGGCGTCCCCAAGGCCCCCACGGCCGCGCCGAAGCAGCAGGCCGCGCAGGCGCACGCGCAGGGCGGCCAGGGCGTCAAGGCCCCGGCGCAGCCGAGCGGCGCGCCCCGCCCGGCCGGAAACCCGGTCGCGGCCAACCCGTACGTGGTGGCCGCGGGGGACTCCCTCTCGGCCATCGCCACCCGCCAGCGCGTCGAAGGCGGCTGGCAGGCGCTGTACGAGACCAACCGGGCCACCGTGGGCGGCGACCCGGACCTGATCTTCCCCGGGCAGCGGCTCACCCTGCGGATCACCGCCGCACCGCCCGCGCAGAACCCGGAGAAGCCGCCGCGGACGGCCGAACCGGTCAAGCCCGTGGAGCCGGCCGCGAAGAAGCCGGCCGAGAAGCCCGCGGCGAAACCCGCGCCGAAGCCGACCGAGCAGGCCGCGCCGAAGCCCGCCGAGAAGCCCGCGCCCAAGCCCGCGGAGAAGCCCGCCGCGGAGCCGGCCTCAGCGCAGGAGCAGCCGGCCGGGAGCGGGTTCTCCGCCCCCGTCGACGCCGGCCTGGGCACCGCGTACCGGGTCGCCGGCTCCTCCTGGTCCAGCGGCTACCACACCGGGGTCGACTTCCCCGTCGCCACCGGCACCACCGTGAAGTCCGTCGGTCCCGGCCAGGTCCTCTCCGCCGGCTGGGCCGGGGCGTACGGCTACCAGGTCGTCATCCGGCACTCCGACGGCCGGTACTCGCAGTACGCCCACCTCTCGGCCGTCGGCGTCAAGGCGGGCCAGCAGGTGTCCGGGGGCCAGCGCATCGGCCGCTCCGGCTCGACCGGCAACAGCAGCGGTCCCCACCTGCACTTCGAGATGCGCACGGGCCCCGGCTACGGCACCGACATCGACCCCCTCAAGTACCTCAGGGGCCACGGGGTGCGCATCTGA
- a CDS encoding aminoacyl--tRNA ligase-related protein, which yields MSTPGTTALPDGGLKNPGPGLITLDPVHTALLHGLDGLLTGLAARLGAPEVMGPPLLAADTLARLDYFRNFPHLGVSAGRFAPEAFDGLAAGEAPGELSLRPTGHLLPSATCYGLLMSLEGRDVGEDGLRLSATGRCFRNETHYDGLRRLWGFHMREVLYLGTREGSVEHLDGGASFVQELAGRLGLTLTRAVADDPFYDKGGSRARLMALDPVKHEFNAPDGTAIASVNRHRNFFGERLDIRAGSHGPVYSACVAFGLERWVHAMILAHGTPERALDVLRDARA from the coding sequence ATGAGCACACCCGGCACGACCGCCCTGCCGGACGGCGGTCTGAAGAACCCCGGTCCGGGCCTGATCACGCTGGACCCGGTCCACACCGCCCTGCTGCACGGCCTGGACGGACTGCTCACCGGTCTGGCCGCACGGCTGGGCGCCCCCGAGGTGATGGGCCCCCCGCTGCTGGCCGCGGACACGCTGGCGCGGCTGGACTACTTCCGCAACTTCCCCCACCTCGGCGTCTCGGCCGGGCGGTTCGCCCCGGAGGCGTTCGACGGCCTGGCGGCCGGCGAGGCGCCCGGAGAGCTGTCCCTGCGGCCCACCGGCCACCTGCTGCCGTCCGCGACCTGCTACGGACTGCTCATGTCCCTGGAGGGCCGGGACGTCGGCGAGGACGGACTGCGCCTGTCCGCGACCGGCCGCTGCTTCCGCAACGAGACCCACTACGACGGGCTGCGCCGCCTCTGGGGCTTCCACATGCGCGAGGTGCTCTACCTCGGCACCCGGGAGGGCTCGGTCGAGCACCTCGACGGCGGCGCCTCGTTCGTCCAGGAACTGGCCGGCCGGCTGGGCCTGACCCTGACCCGGGCCGTGGCCGACGACCCCTTCTACGACAAGGGCGGCTCCCGGGCGCGGTTGATGGCACTGGATCCGGTCAAGCACGAGTTCAACGCCCCCGACGGCACCGCCATCGCCTCCGTGAACCGGCACCGCAACTTCTTCGGCGAGCGCCTGGACATCCGCGCGGGCTCGCACGGCCCCGTGTACAGCGCCTGCGTCGCCTTCGGCCTCGAACGCTGGGTCCACGCGATGATCCTCGCCCACGGCACGCCCGAGCGGGCGCTCGACGTCCTGCGCGACGCGCGGGCCTGA